In the Onychostoma macrolepis isolate SWU-2019 chromosome 09, ASM1243209v1, whole genome shotgun sequence genome, one interval contains:
- the pdcl3 gene encoding LOW QUALITY PROTEIN: phosducin-like protein 3 (The sequence of the model RefSeq protein was modified relative to this genomic sequence to represent the inferred CDS: inserted 1 base in 1 codon; substituted 1 base at 1 genomic stop codon), with protein sequence MXDPNADTEWNDILRKKGILPPKEAPAEEEEEEQLHQTQSVVKTYESMTLDELEENEDEFSEEDELAIEMYRQKRLAEWKAHQMKSVFGEVDEISGQDYVKEVNKAGAGIWVVLHLYKQGIPLCSLINQHLSQLARKFPQTKFLKSISNTCIPNYPDRNLPTLFVYXRGEMKGQFIGPLVFGGMNLSCDELEWRLSESGAVKTDLEENPRKQIQDQLLTSIRCSAPRTRDDDDDDDEDED encoded by the exons ATGTAGGATCCGAACGCAGACACCGAGTGGAATGACATCCTCAGAAAGAAGGGCATCCTTCCTCCCAAAGAAGCGCCGgcggaggaggaagaggaggagcagCTTCATCAGACGCAGTCCGTCG TGAAGACGTACGAGAGCATGACTCTGGACGAGCTGGAGGAGAACGAAGACGAGTTTAGTGAAGAAGATGAGCTGGCCATAGAGATGTACAG ACAGAAGAGGCTGGCGGAGTGGAAAGCCCATCAGATGAAGAGCGTGTTCGGGGAGGTGGACGAGATCTCGGGGCAGGATTATGTGAAGGAGGTCAATAAAGCCGGAGCAGGAATCTGGGTGGTGCTGCATCTCTACAAACAGGG GATCCCGCTGTGTTCGCTGATAAACCAGCATCTGTCTCAGCTGGCCCGGAAGTTTCCTCAAACCAAGTTCCTGAAGTCCATCTCCAACACCTGCATTCCCAACTACCCCGACCGCAACCTGCCCACGCTCTTCGTCT CACGAGGCGAGATGAAGGGGCAGTTCATCGGGCCGCTGGTGTTCGGAGGCATGAACCTCAGCTGTGACG AGCTGGAGTGGCGTTTGTCTGAATCCGGAGCGGTTAAGACGGATCTGGAGGAGAACCCCCGGAAACAGATCCAGGATCAGCTGCTGACGTCCATCCGCTGCTCCGCGCCGCGCACgagagatgatgatgatgatgatgatgaagacgAGGACTGA
- the LOC131547516 gene encoding E3 ubiquitin/ISG15 ligase TRIM25-like isoform X1 — protein sequence MADDRDDLRCSVCLDVFRNPVIIPCGHSFCKDCITGLWDQDVCRCPQCKQTFSNKPVVTDWLQMKELSEKLMKMRPKAEDDEDAEAHEVSCDSCTSRRTNAVQSCLTCVSSFCRNHLEKHNDLFGWKKHLLTEATDLQSRTCSLHDKLMDVFCRTDQKCVCLLCAIQEHKNHDSVSASEERADRQTKLMETREKFLQNIRDREKDLKELKQAEASVTCSAQTAVSESERIFSEVLCSVQKTSVRVKELITERQRDELSRIDGLQEKVQQKISDLRMKVSELDQFLTTEDHIHFLQNYPECTSEEFEDLSNISENPKAFFCNVELLLSKMQERLLDGTKDTETKIKSGEVVPPKADAPVSSSFIDFAKKENDPALNFGFGISPKQPATTGFGGSLYGGFNPSKDKASLIFGAPPTRTSGGFTFASSS from the exons ATGGCGGATGATCGCGACGATCTCAGGTGTTCCGTCTGTCTGGATGTCTTCAGGAACCCAGTCATTATTCCCTGTGGGCACAGTTTCTGTAAGGACTGCATTACAGGTTTGTGGGATCAGGATGTGTGCAGATGCCCTCAGTGCAAACAAACCTTTTCCAACAAACCTGTTGTCACTGACTGGCTGCAGATGAAGGAGctttctgagaaactgatgaagatgaGACCAAAGgctgaggatgatgaagatgctGAAGCCCATGAAGTCAGCTGTGATTCCTGCACCTCCAGAAGAACCAACGCCGTGCAATCCTGCCTCACCTGTGTCTCCTCATTCTGCAGAAATCACCTGGAGAAGCACAATGATCTCTTCGGATGGAAGAAACACCTGCTGACCGAAGCCACGGATCTTCAGAGCAGAACCTGCTCTCTCCATGACAAACTGATGGATGTCTTCTGTCGCACTGATCAGAAGTGTGTCTGTCTGCTGTGTGCTATACAAGAACACAAGAACCACGACAGCGTCTCAGCATCCGAGGAAAGAgcagacagacag ACGAAGTTAATGGAAACACGTGAGAAGTTTCTGCAGAACATTCGAGACCGAGAGAAGGATTTAAAAGAGCTAAAGCAGGCAGAAGCGTCCGTCACG TGTTCAGCGCAGACGGCAGTCTCTGAAAGCGAGCGGATCTTCAGTGAAGTGCTGTGCTCCGTTCAGAAAACAAGCGTCCGCGTGAAAGAACTGATCACAGAGCGACAGAGAGATGAACTCAGTCGTATTGACGGACTTCAGGAGAAAGTCCAGCAGAAGATCTCTGACCTCAGGATGAAGGTGTCTGAGCTCGACCAGTTCTTGACCACTGAAGACCACATTCACTTCCTGCAG AATTACCCAGAATGCACGTCTGAAGAATTTGAAGATCTTTCCAACATTTCTGAAAATCCAAAAGCCTTTTTTTGCAACGTGGAGCTGCTGCTTTCTAAAATGCAAGAGCGTTTGCTGGATGGCACCAAAGACACCGAGACCAAGATCAAATCTGGAGAAG TTGTGCCTCCTAAAGCCGATGCACCTGTCTCATCATCGTTTATAGATTttgccaaaaaagaaaatgatccTGCATTGAATTTTGGTTTTGGTATTTCTCCCAAACAACCTGCTACAACAGGATTTGGAGGCTCTCTATATGGAGGTTTTAATCCGAGTAAGGATAAAGCATCTTTGATCTTCGGTGCTCCTCCTACTCGCACCTCTGGTGGATTCACGTTTGCCAGCAGCTCTTAA
- the LOC131547516 gene encoding tripartite motif-containing protein 29-like isoform X2: MIATISGVPSVWMSSGTQSLFPVGTVSVRTALQMKELSEKLMKMRPKAEDDEDAEAHEVSCDSCTSRRTNAVQSCLTCVSSFCRNHLEKHNDLFGWKKHLLTEATDLQSRTCSLHDKLMDVFCRTDQKCVCLLCAIQEHKNHDSVSASEERADRQTKLMETREKFLQNIRDREKDLKELKQAEASVTCSAQTAVSESERIFSEVLCSVQKTSVRVKELITERQRDELSRIDGLQEKVQQKISDLRMKVSELDQFLTTEDHIHFLQNYPECTSEEFEDLSNISENPKAFFCNVELLLSKMQERLLDGTKDTETKIKSGEVVPPKADAPVSSSFIDFAKKENDPALNFGFGISPKQPATTGFGGSLYGGFNPSKDKASLIFGAPPTRTSGGFTFASSS, encoded by the exons ATGATCGCGACGATCTCAGGTGTTCCGTCTGTCTGGATGTCTTCAGGAACCCAGTCATTATTCCCTGTGGGCACAGTTTCTGTAAGGACTGCATTACAG ATGAAGGAGctttctgagaaactgatgaagatgaGACCAAAGgctgaggatgatgaagatgctGAAGCCCATGAAGTCAGCTGTGATTCCTGCACCTCCAGAAGAACCAACGCCGTGCAATCCTGCCTCACCTGTGTCTCCTCATTCTGCAGAAATCACCTGGAGAAGCACAATGATCTCTTCGGATGGAAGAAACACCTGCTGACCGAAGCCACGGATCTTCAGAGCAGAACCTGCTCTCTCCATGACAAACTGATGGATGTCTTCTGTCGCACTGATCAGAAGTGTGTCTGTCTGCTGTGTGCTATACAAGAACACAAGAACCACGACAGCGTCTCAGCATCCGAGGAAAGAgcagacagacag ACGAAGTTAATGGAAACACGTGAGAAGTTTCTGCAGAACATTCGAGACCGAGAGAAGGATTTAAAAGAGCTAAAGCAGGCAGAAGCGTCCGTCACG TGTTCAGCGCAGACGGCAGTCTCTGAAAGCGAGCGGATCTTCAGTGAAGTGCTGTGCTCCGTTCAGAAAACAAGCGTCCGCGTGAAAGAACTGATCACAGAGCGACAGAGAGATGAACTCAGTCGTATTGACGGACTTCAGGAGAAAGTCCAGCAGAAGATCTCTGACCTCAGGATGAAGGTGTCTGAGCTCGACCAGTTCTTGACCACTGAAGACCACATTCACTTCCTGCAG AATTACCCAGAATGCACGTCTGAAGAATTTGAAGATCTTTCCAACATTTCTGAAAATCCAAAAGCCTTTTTTTGCAACGTGGAGCTGCTGCTTTCTAAAATGCAAGAGCGTTTGCTGGATGGCACCAAAGACACCGAGACCAAGATCAAATCTGGAGAAG TTGTGCCTCCTAAAGCCGATGCACCTGTCTCATCATCGTTTATAGATTttgccaaaaaagaaaatgatccTGCATTGAATTTTGGTTTTGGTATTTCTCCCAAACAACCTGCTACAACAGGATTTGGAGGCTCTCTATATGGAGGTTTTAATCCGAGTAAGGATAAAGCATCTTTGATCTTCGGTGCTCCTCCTACTCGCACCTCTGGTGGATTCACGTTTGCCAGCAGCTCTTAA